In Colletotrichum lupini chromosome 6, complete sequence, a single window of DNA contains:
- a CDS encoding ferric reductase like transmembrane component, translating to MDYYYAGSEKPSERSRWTPLTRMLLSGEMTQEKQKDLTMRERFDRWMINEGYRRVFVFVFLVLHGLVFAFASVNFALKDNLQIARDTFGPTFIIARSAALVLHVDVALVLFPVCRTLISLARQTPLNGIIQFDKNITFHITTAWSIVFFSWVHTIAHWNNFAQIAAKNNLGIYGWLLANFVSGPGWTGYVMLIALMGMVFTSVEKPRRANYERFWYTHHMFIVFFFFWSIHGAFCMIQPDFAPFCTSIGTSAIGVFWQYWMYGGFVYLAERVAREVRGRHKTYVSKVIQHPSNVCEIQIKKEHTKTRAGQYIFFCCPAVSLWQYHPFTLTSAPEEDYISIHMRVVGDFTRAVSMALGCEWDKKKDDASKVVGVNSDSSEVDPALRRVLPRVYIDGPFGSASEDVFKYEISVLCGAGIGVTPFASILKSIWYRMNYPQQKTRLSKVYFFWICRDFGSFEWFRSLLLAIEAQDVDNRIEIHTYLTAKIKADDATNIMINDANADKDTITGLRSPTNFGRPNWDMIFRGIRKLHSPAEAGVFFCGPKGLGSTLHIFCNKYSEPGFSFVWGKENF from the exons ATGGATTACTACTACGCAGGTTCCGAGAAGCCCTCGGAACGCTCAAGATGGACACCCCTCACCCGGATGCTTCTCTCCGGAGAGATGACTCAGGAGAAGCAAAAGGATTTGACAATGCGGGAGCGCTTCGACCGTTGGATGATTAACGAAGGATACCGAAGAGT ATTCGTTTTTGTGTTCCTCGTGCTTCACGGTCTCGTCTTTGCTTTCGCGTCCGTCAACTTCGCCCTCAAGGACAACTTGCAAATAGCAAGAGACACATTTGGCCCGACATTCATCATTGCACGTTCAGCTGCGCTGGTGCTCCACGTCGACGTCGCTTTGGTCCTTTTCCCCGTCTGCCGCACGCTCATCTCCCTGGCTCGCCAGACTCCGCTCAATGGAATCATCCAGTTCGACAAGAACATCACCTTCCACATCACCACCGCTTGGTCCATTGTCTTCTTTTCGTGGGTCCACACCATTGCCCACTGGAACAACTTCGCCCAGATCGCCGCCAAGAACAACCTCGGAATCTACGGCTGGCTGCTGGCCAACTTTGTTTCCGGACCCGGCTGGACTGGCTATGTCATGCTCATCGCGCTCATGGGTATGGTCTTCACCTCGGTTGAGAAGCCCCGCCGTGCCAACTACGAGCGATTCTGGTACACTCACCACATGTTcatcgtcttcttcttcttctggtCTATCCACGGTGCCTTCTGCATGATTCAGCCCGACTTTGCTCCTTTCTGCACCAGCATCGGCACTTCCGCCATCGGTGTGTTTTGGCAGTACTGGATGTACGGCGGTTTCGTCTACCTGGCTGAGCGTGTCGCTCGTGAGGTTCGTGGACGTCACAAGACGTACGTTTCCAAGGTCATTCAGCACCCCAGCAATGTCTGCGAGATCCAGATCAAGAAGGAGCACACCAAGACCAGAGCTGGACAGTACATTTTCTTCTGCTGTCCCGCCGTCTCTCTGTGGCAGTACCACCCTTTCACCTTGACCAGCGCCCCCGAGGAAGACTACATCTCCATCCACATGCGTGTTGTCGGTGACTTCACTCGTGCTGTCTCAATGGCTCTCGGCTGCGAATGggacaagaagaaggacGATGCGAGCAAGGTTGTCGGCGTCAACAGCGACTCCAGCGAGGTCGACCCCGCCCTCCGCCGTGTCTTGCCCCGTGTTTACATTGACGGTCCCTTTGGCTCGGCGTCTGAGGATGTTTTCAAATACGAGATCTCGGTTCTCTGCGGTGCTGGTATCGGTGTCACGCCCTTTGCTTCCATCCTGAAGTCCATCTGGTACCGCATGAACTACCCTCAGCAGAAGACCCGCCTGAGCAAGGTTTACTTCTTCTGGATTTGCAGAGACTTTGGCTCTTTCGAGTGGTTCCGCTCCCTTCTTCTGGCCATTGAAGCTCAGGATGTCGATAACCGTATTGAGATCCACACCTACCTGACGGCTAAGATCAAGGCGGACGACGCGACGAACATTATGATTAACGACGCCAACGCCGACAAGGATACCATTACCGGCCTGCGCTCGCCGACCAACTTCGGTAGACCCAACTGGGACATGATTTTTAGAGGTATCCGCAAGCTGCACTCGCCTGCCGAGGCCGGTGTATTCTTCTGCGGTCCTAAGGGTCTAGGTAGCACGCTGCACATTTTCTGTAATAAGTACAGTGAACCTGG CTTCTCGTTCGTGTGGGGCAAGGAGAACTTCTAG